The DNA window GACAAACAAGGGGGAATCGAATTGAAGCAGCAAACCGTCGCCGATCTTAGTTTGCTGGCGGTGGCGTTCGTCTGGGGGGCGACGTTCGTCGTCGTCCAAAACGCCATTTCCTTTTTAGAGCCGTTATCGTTTAACGCCGTCCGCTTCAGTTTGGCCGGCTTGTCCTTGTTCGCATGGACGGCCATCGTTTCCCGCCCGCTGCTCGCCCAGTTATCATGGCGGGTCGTCGGCGCCGGGGCTTGGATGGGGTTGTGGTTGTTTAGCGGCTATGCGTTCCAAACGGTCGGGCTTTTGTATACAACTTCCTCGAAAGCAGGCTTTATTACCGGGCTGAGTGTCGTACTCGTGCCGCTATTTTCGTTTTTGATGCTAAAGCAAAAACCGACCGCAAATGCAGCTGTCGGAGCGGTGCTCGCCGCCTTCGGTTTATATTGGCTGACGGGCGGAGCCGAGCTGTCATTCAACCGCGGCGACGTCTTCGTCTTCTTTTGCGCCATTTCCTTTGCCATGCACATTCTCATCACCGGTCAATATTCGTCACGTTATTCGACATTGCTGTTAACGATGGTGCAAATTTTTACCGTCGCCGTCCTCTGTTTCATCTTTGCTTTTTGGTTTGAGGAGGCGACAAACATGTGGAACACGGCGGTGCTCCGCCGTCCGGAAGTGTGGGGGGCGCTCGCGATCACCTCGCTATTGGCGACGACAGCTGCCTTTTTCATCCAGACGAAGGTGCAAAAATATACGACGCCAACCCGCGTAGCGCTCATTTTCGCTACGGAGCCGGTGTTCGCTGCTCTGACCGCCTATCTTTGGGCCGGCGAGCGGCTGTCGCCGTCTGCTTTGCTCGGCGGCATCGCCATTTTGGCCGGTATGATCCTCTCTGAACTTCCAAGTGCACGCTTATGGGAGAAACGGTGGCGGGAAAAACGGAACATCTCCTCATAGCAGCAAAAGCTGTCCTGCATGAAAGGCGGGACAGCTTTTTTCGTCGCATTGGGCGTTTCACTGTCCATCATCCCCGCAGTGAACTGATCCACGTCTAACATGTCTCCAGGTGAAAAACGAAAGGACGGCGCTTCCTTGCTCGTTCACTTGCCGGCCTTCCCGAAAGACGGTGAAAAACACGTTTTTCTTTATTACCTGTCTTAAGGCAAAAAGAAACATGGCGTCCATGCTGCTTTCCAAATTAAGAAATTGCATCATGCCGCTTCATTGTCCGATCCATCTCATCCTCCTGAAGCGCCGATGCCTCATTCGCTTCACCGTCTAGCCCTTTCGCCTGCGGCGGCACGCCCAATGAGAAACAGCGCCAGTCGCAATCCCAAGAAGTGCTCCGCCGACGACTTCGATCGGCTGATGGCCAAGGCGGGCGCGGAGCTGTTGCTGCCGTTTTTGGTATACGTCCTGTTGCGGATCGTCTTCGAGCTTTTTGACTTCTTCGGTAAGCTCGTTCAGGCGCAAGGCGAGTTCGCCTGCTTGGCGCCGCACTCCTTGCGCATCGTACATGACGATCAACCCGAACAGCGCGGCGAGCGCAAAATCAATCGTCCGCATCCCCCGTTCTAACGCGATAAACGTCGCCAACGCCGAAACGCCGGCGGAGTGGGAGCTTGGCATTCCCCCTGTTTCGAAAAACAACCGCCAATCCCACCGGCCTGTCTCAAGCTGTTTGATCGGGATCTTTAAAAACTGCGCCAGCGCGATCGTTGCGAGCGCCGTTTTTAACCCTTTGTTCATCGCTCTTCCCTCCTTTGCCGGCCGTGCTTTGCTTATATTTTCACCTAGACCGGCCATACTATCCAAGTGGAGGTGAAAACGATGGCGAAAAACGGCGGCCGCAATCGCGGCACGAAGGCGCCGGGCGTCAACCCGCAAGGCTTCGGCCAAGACGGAACGCTTACTCCGGACCCGAAAAGCAAGCTCGAAAACGCGGCGAAAAAGCTCAACACAAAATAAAGCAGGCTTCCCGGTGCGGAAGCCTGCTTTTTATAGTTATTGTTTCACTTTCGCCAGTTTTTCGCGCAGCACCATTTGCAAAATGCCGCCATGGCGATAGTAATCGATTTCCACTTCACTGTCGAAGCGGACGATCACTTCAAACTCTTTTTTCTCGCCCGTCTCTGGGTTTGTCGCCGTCACTTTGACGAGGTCGCGCGGTTTGACGCTCTCATCGATCTGGACTTCGAACACTTCTTTGCCCGTTAAGCCGAGCGTTTCTGCGTTTTCGCCTTCTTTGAATTGAAGCGGCAAGACGCCCATCAAGACGAGGTTCGAGCGGTGGATGCGCTCAAAGCTTTCGGCGATGACCGTCTTGATGCCGAGCAAGAACGTTCCTTTCGCCGCCCAGTCGCGCGAGCTGCCCATGCCGTAGTCTTTGCCGGCGACGACGACAAGCCCGGTGCCGTCTTGTTTATATTTCATGCATGCGTCATAAATCGACATCACTTCACCCGTCGGCCAGTACGTCGTGTAGCCGCCTTCCGTGCCCGGCGCGATTTGGTTGCGGATGCGGATGTTGGCAAACGTGCCGCGCATCATCACTTCATGGTTGCCGCGCCGCGAACCGTACGAGTTGAAGTCTTTCGGCTCGACGCCTTTCGAGATCAAATATTGGCCTGCCGGCGTGTTTTTGCCGATCGAGCCGGCCGGGGAAATATGGTCGGTCGTGACCGAGTCGCCGAACTTGCCGACGACGCGCAAGCCGGTAAGCGGCTCGACTTTGCGCACATCCGGAGACAGCCCTTCAAAGAACGGCGGATTTTGGATGTATGTCGAGTGTTCGTCCCATTGATACAACGGCTCGTCCGTCGTTTCGATGGCGTTCCAGCGCGGATTGCCGTCGAACACGCGCTCATATTCTTTGCGGAACAGTTCCGGATCGACCGCCCGTTTGACGACGTCTTTCACTTCTTCCATCGACGGCCAAATGTCGCGGAAGTAGACGTCGTTGCCGTCTTTGCCTTTGCCGATCGGCTCGTTCAGCAAATCAATATCGACCGTGCCGGCGAGCGCATAGGCGACGACAAGCGGCGGCGATGCCAAATAGTTGCCTTTCACCAGCGGATGGATGCGGCCTTCAAAGTTCCGGTTGCCGGACAGGACGCTTGTGACAAGCAAATCGCTTTCAGCAAGCGCTTTTTCCAGTTCTGGCGCGAGCGGACCGGAGTTGCCGATACATGTCGTGCATCCGTAACCGACGACGTTGAACCCAAGCTGCTGGAGATACGGAAGCAAGCCCGAGTCGCGCAAATAGCCGGTGACGACTTTCGAGCCCGGCGCGAGCGACGTTTTGACGTATTTCGGCACCGTGAGGCCTTTTTCCACCGCTTTTTTCGCCACCAAGCCGGCAGCGACGAGGACATACGGGTTCGATGTATTCGTACAGCTTGTGATCGCCGCGATGACGACGGCACCTGTTTTCATGTTCACTTGTTCGCCGTTTAACGTCACCGTAATTTCCCGCTCCAAGTCCGCTTCCGTCAGGCCGAAGCCTTGGTTGCCTTGCGGCGCTTTCACCGCCTCGCGGAACGATTGCTTCATTTTCGAGAGCGGAATCAAGTCTTGCGGTCGTTTCGGGCCGGACAAGTTCGTTTCGATTTCCGACAAGTTGATTTCGACGACGTCCGTAAACGTCGGCTCCAGCGCGTCCGGCGTGTAGAACAAGCCGTTCGCTTTGCAATACGCCTCGACGACTTGGATATGGTGTTCATCGCGGCCGGTTAAGCGCAAATAGTCGAGCGCCTCGGCGTCAACCGGGAAGAAGCCGCACGTCGCCCCGTACTCCGGCGCCATGTTAGCGATCGTCGCCCGGTCAGCCAGCGGCAAGGTCGCCACCCCTGGGCCGAAAAATTCAACGAATTTGCCGACAACGCCTTTTTTCCGCAATACTTGCGTCACTTTCAACGCCAAGTCAGTCGCCGTTGAACCGTCCGGCAACTTGCCTGTCAAGCGGACGCCGATGACTTCCGGAACCGGGAAGTATGACGGCTGGCCAAGCATGCCCGCTTCCGCTTCAATGCCGCCGACCCCCCAACCGAGGACGCCGATGCCGTTGATCATTGTCGTATGCGAGTCCGTACCGACAAGCGTATCCGGGAACGTTTCGTATTCGCCGTTTTCCCCTTCAACCGCATGAACGACGTTTGCCAAATATTCCAAGTTCACCTGGTGGACGATCCCGGTCGCCGGTGGAACAGCCCGATAGTTGTCAAACGCTTTTTGCGCCCATTTCAAAAACTTGTACCGCTCAGCGTTCCGTTTGAATTCCAAGTCCATGTTGTACTCGAGCGCATCGTCCGACCCATAGCGGTCAACTTGCACCGAGTGGTCGATGACGAGATCGACCGGAATTTCCGGGTTGATTTCGTACGGATCGCCGCCCAAATCCGCCATCGCTTTGCGCATGGACGCCAAATCAACGACAGCCGGCACGCCGGTGAAGTCTTGCAAAATGACGCGCGACGGCTTAAACGGCACGTCGATGTCTTTCATTTCCGGCGTTCCCCATTTCGCCAAGTTCTCCACGTGCTCTTTCGTAATGACGCGGCCGTCGACTTGGCGGAGCACCGATTCAAGCAATACTTTGATCGAGTACGGCAGGCGGCTTACCTGGCCGATTCCCGCTTCCTCAAGCGCTTGCAAACGGTAATAGTTGTATTTTTTACCGTTTACTTCGAATGAAGAGCGGGCGTTAAATGCATCCTGTTTCGCCATATGTATAACCCCCTTCACTTCACAATAATACTATACTATTTTTCCGCGCAAAAGTCGAAAAAATAGCATGAATTCTCCCAATCCCCATAAAGTTCGGCACGCTTTTATCTTATTATAGAACAGGACAGGTTGTAAATAACGATTTCCATCAATTCACCATTTTCATGCCTAACAGCGGCTGAAAAGGAATAAGGGGCCCGTTTCGTCGCAAACTAGGAACGGAGGTGAAACGAATGGCGAAACGGAAAGCGAACCACGTCATCCCCGGCATGAACGCCGCCAAAGCGCAAGGGATGGGCGCCGGCTACAACGAAGAGTTCTCGAATGAACCGCTGACAGAAGCACAGCGCCAAAACAACAAAAAACGAAAAAAGAACCAATAGCGTGGCGGCCGTTCCGCCATCCCGGCTTGCCATAGCCATTAGAAAAGGGAATGTCGGCCGCCGGCATTCCCTTACTCGTCTTGATTGATCTCCGCGACAATTCCTTGCAAATCGTTGCGGAATTTCTCGAGCTGAGCGCGCTGCGTTTCGGAAGCGACCTCGAGCGCGTTTTCAATTTGGGCAAACGCCTCATTCACTTCTTGCCGCAAATGAGCTAGCTGGTGGCCGTAGTCGGCCCGGTCGCGCACTAAATGGTCGTGCCATTCTTTTGCCTCCATCGTCGCCTTTTGCGCCGCCTGAAACGCATCTTGCTTCGTTTTATGATATACCATGGCTCGTTCCTCCTTTGCGATCATGCCCATTGTTCACTACTTATCGTTTCAAACAGCCGGCAAATTATACACCGAATAAGCGGCAGCCATCGTCG is part of the Geobacillus sp. 46C-IIa genome and encodes:
- the sspO gene encoding small acid-soluble spore protein O, translating into MAKRKANHVIPGMNAAKAQGMGAGYNEEFSNEPLTEAQRQNNKKRKKNQ
- the sspL gene encoding small, acid-soluble spore protein L yields the protein MAKNGGRNRGTKAPGVNPQGFGQDGTLTPDPKSKLENAAKKLNTK
- the acnA gene encoding aconitate hydratase AcnA, which produces MAKQDAFNARSSFEVNGKKYNYYRLQALEEAGIGQVSRLPYSIKVLLESVLRQVDGRVITKEHVENLAKWGTPEMKDIDVPFKPSRVILQDFTGVPAVVDLASMRKAMADLGGDPYEINPEIPVDLVIDHSVQVDRYGSDDALEYNMDLEFKRNAERYKFLKWAQKAFDNYRAVPPATGIVHQVNLEYLANVVHAVEGENGEYETFPDTLVGTDSHTTMINGIGVLGWGVGGIEAEAGMLGQPSYFPVPEVIGVRLTGKLPDGSTATDLALKVTQVLRKKGVVGKFVEFFGPGVATLPLADRATIANMAPEYGATCGFFPVDAEALDYLRLTGRDEHHIQVVEAYCKANGLFYTPDALEPTFTDVVEINLSEIETNLSGPKRPQDLIPLSKMKQSFREAVKAPQGNQGFGLTEADLEREITVTLNGEQVNMKTGAVVIAAITSCTNTSNPYVLVAAGLVAKKAVEKGLTVPKYVKTSLAPGSKVVTGYLRDSGLLPYLQQLGFNVVGYGCTTCIGNSGPLAPELEKALAESDLLVTSVLSGNRNFEGRIHPLVKGNYLASPPLVVAYALAGTVDIDLLNEPIGKGKDGNDVYFRDIWPSMEEVKDVVKRAVDPELFRKEYERVFDGNPRWNAIETTDEPLYQWDEHSTYIQNPPFFEGLSPDVRKVEPLTGLRVVGKFGDSVTTDHISPAGSIGKNTPAGQYLISKGVEPKDFNSYGSRRGNHEVMMRGTFANIRIRNQIAPGTEGGYTTYWPTGEVMSIYDACMKYKQDGTGLVVVAGKDYGMGSSRDWAAKGTFLLGIKTVIAESFERIHRSNLVLMGVLPLQFKEGENAETLGLTGKEVFEVQIDESVKPRDLVKVTATNPETGEKKEFEVIVRFDSEVEIDYYRHGGILQMVLREKLAKVKQ
- a CDS encoding divergent PAP2 family protein — its product is MNKGLKTALATIALAQFLKIPIKQLETGRWDWRLFFETGGMPSSHSAGVSALATFIALERGMRTIDFALAALFGLIVMYDAQGVRRQAGELALRLNELTEEVKKLEDDPQQDVYQKRQQQLRARLGHQPIEVVGGALLGIATGAVSHWACRRRRKG
- a CDS encoding DMT family transporter; the protein is MKQQTVADLSLLAVAFVWGATFVVVQNAISFLEPLSFNAVRFSLAGLSLFAWTAIVSRPLLAQLSWRVVGAGAWMGLWLFSGYAFQTVGLLYTTSSKAGFITGLSVVLVPLFSFLMLKQKPTANAAVGAVLAAFGLYWLTGGAELSFNRGDVFVFFCAISFAMHILITGQYSSRYSTLLLTMVQIFTVAVLCFIFAFWFEEATNMWNTAVLRRPEVWGALAITSLLATTAAFFIQTKVQKYTTPTRVALIFATEPVFAALTAYLWAGERLSPSALLGGIAILAGMILSELPSARLWEKRWREKRNISS